The nucleotide sequence GAATTTATAAATTTGCTGTACGTACAGCAAGCCCGGACAACCTTTTTTCCCGTCGAAAATACTTCCTGCAACTTTTTATAACTTCTCCTTTACCTCTCATTCAGGAAAAAATTATAGAGTTATGCAAAGCTTCAGCTCTTGTTCACCATCTAAATTCATATAAAAGATGCCATTTTAATGTAGAAAACTCTCTTATCATTATTATGGTATTGCCCtgtactttatttttcttttttctttttttttctctttctgagAACTTTTACATCATCAATTGTTAATGGCTTCTTGTTTGACCAACTATTCTTCAGAAAATAAATATGTTTGTCTTGTGGACAGGGCCATCTGGGAGAGGTGGTGTTTGTGGAATTGCCGGAAGCTGCGAGTTCAGTTTCCAAAGGAGGCAGCTTTGGAGCAGTGGAGAGTGTGAAAGCAACTAGTGATGTTAACTCCCCTGTTGCTGGTGAAGTTGTTGAAGTGAACACCAAGCTAACTGAAACACCTGGTCTGGTAATTCAGCAAATCAAACCCACCTTTTATTTCCAAATacctcctatattttggaaagatGCAGCTCTAAGTGATGCATGTCAAGAATGCAGCTTAACGATGCATATGAACAAAGAGTCGAATGTTAACTGATTGAGGCCTCCTATGTTTTTCTCTTGTTTAGATCAACTCAAGCCCTTATGAAGATGGATGGATGATCAAGGTTCGACCCAGCAGTCCATCGGAGCTGGACTCACTAATGGGTCCAAAGGAATATACGAAGTTTTGTGAGGAAGAAGATGCTCACCATTAGAGCAAGATATGCATGGGTGCTAGTTCTCTCTGGCTTTGTGCTTCATCCCAAGAGTAAAGGTATCAATCAGTTGGTTGAGTCTGTAAAAAGCACTCATGTCAATGGTTAAAGGCTAAAGCCATTCAGTTAattctattttctttatttacaACCTTTGTCTTTGATTGCTATTATAGTCTGCCTCCCCTCAATTCCTTTAACTTTGGTAGTTGATGCTTCCAAGTCTAATCACTCTACGTAACTTCATGCAATTAAGCCCATGTTTGTTTCCACTTCTATCTCTTATCTTCTCTGTTGTTGTCTCTTTAGCTTGTTCCTGTTGATTGACTAATTACTGTGGATGGCTTACTGATCCAGAAGGATCACCGGATTCGATGTGGACTATTTTGACCACTATGAGTATTCAGTAGGATCACCAGGCTCGATGGAGAATATtttggccactacgagtatTCAGAAGACTCAATGAGAAACACTTTGACTACTACAAGTAGAGCTCGATAGGGTTCAAGAGCAAAATCGGTCACATTGGAAAGCCGAGTCGCAGCCAAACTTCCGAATGTCATAATTTGATCATACGATGCTCGATTGAAATGATCTTTTTTTGAATTTGGGTCTTTTTTCGAGATCTACAACTTTTGGCCAATCTCCTAGAAGGTTGAATCGGGCCAAAATCTCATCGTTTAGGCCCCGAACTAGATTGGTCAACTGAAAGTTTTCTTTTCTGGTAAGACTTTAACTGAGCGTAGCTCTTTATCCGAGAAGAATTAGACGAAGCGACAGAAAGtagagttgatgtagaagtcgagATCTATCTTGTCaagaattttagtttttttgaaaatatttctaaattttagcttttttagtatatttttattaatcatatttattttaggatatCTAGTCGAGAGGAATTAAACCTAAATTGTGAAAGGAGGACCTCTTGTACGGGCGGCATGGGGAGTGCCAGTGCGAGGGGACGCCATGCAAAGGGTGTCATGCAGGCTGGAGCTCACTAAACAGCGCCTTCGTCGATGGAATTGGGAGGTAGTGGACAACATCTTTCgaagactggaggaggtggagacCGCGATAGCGGAGCTACAGGGATAGAAGGATCGGGGAGGAGAGCTTAGGAGGCTGATATGGTGGATCTACGACAGCTACTTGGCACACATCATACCCTATTGAGGCAGCAGGAGGTTTTTTGGAGACAGAAATCCAAGGTTCAGTGGGTTAAAGAAGCTGACTGGAATACAAGTTTCTTCCATAGGACGACGGTGATCAGGCGACAGAGAAATATGATTCGTTCGCTGAGGATGGGGACGGGCCAGCGGGTGGAGGACGAGGATGCGGTTAGATATGTACTATATGATTTTTTCAGATCTAGGTGGATCGAGGATAGTGGGTCAGGAGAGACCGGTTAGCTCCCTAGGCCGGAGGTTAGAATTGAGGAGGCAGAGAATGTAACCCTGATTCGGCTAGTGTTGGAGATGGAGGTACAGGAGGCGGTCTGGGCCATAGCTGAGGACAAGGCCCTTGGACCAGATGGCTtcccccctttcttcttccATAGGTATTGGAGCATCATCCAAAGAGTAGTGGTGGAGGCAGTTCAGTTGTTCTTCACTCGGGCGGAGATGATAGATGACTGGAAGGCTATGTACAACAGTCTGATACCGAAGCGCCAAGACGCCTCGGAGCCGAGCCACTTCAGACCCATTAGTTTATGCACTACCTTGTATAAGATGGTGGCGAGGATCATGGTGGGTAGGATGAAACCTTTGTTGCCAGGTATCATCTGTCAGGAGCAAGGAGCTTTCGTGGGGAGTAGGAGCATTTCTGACAACGTCGTGCTAGCTCAGGAGTTTATGTGGGATTTACAACGAGCTCTGAAGAGGCGGAGTTTGATGGTAGTCAAGCTGAACATGGAGCGAGCCTATGATAGGATCCGGTGGAGCTTCCTCATGTGTGCATTGGAGAGTTTTGGATTTCATGAGATATGAATAGACTGGGTGTTGGGCTGTGTGCTGGGGTCAAGATTCTCCATCCTGATCAACAGGACGCCGTCGCTGTTCTTTCAGTCCACCATGGGCCTCCATTAGAGATGTCCTTTGTTCTCATACCTCTTCATTATCTGTTCTGATGTGCTTTTCCATGTTTTGCAGGCAGCTTGCGAGAGTCAAGAATTGGTAGCCTATGTGCCAGCTCCTGGCTCTCGCCCTATATCTCATCTTTTGTTTGCAGATGACTGTCTTCTACTGGCTAGGGCGAGGGACGCGCGAGCCCTTAAGCGGGTGTTGGTAGCTTACCATGTGGCCTCCAGACAAAGGGTAAATCTTCAGAAATCTGCTATCTCCTTTAGTCCAAGCACGGAGCGGAGGGTACGGCGGAAGATCAGGGCAATATTGGAGGTGCAGGAGCAGGAGAGTGCGTGGAGTTAATTGGGAGTTCCGATCACAAGGAGGCAGCTGAGGGCAGCGGAGTGCACGGGCCTAGTCCAGCGATTGCAGAGCAGACTGGAGGGTTGGAGGGTGACCTCTCTATCTATGATGGGTCGTTTGACACTGGTCAACTCTGTGTTGTGTTCTATGCCAGTTTATCTTATGGCTAATACTGTGCTCCCGAAAACTTTGCTGAGAGGGATTAAGTAGTTGCTTTGAAGCTTTCTGTGGGGCTCGCATGGAGGGGGCCATGGGGTGCATCTAGTGGCTTGGGAGCGAGTCTGCCTGCCGCTTAGTGAGGGAGGTTTGGGGGTGTAGTCCGTTCTCGAGAGGCGTAAGGCGCTTCTTGCTCAGCATGCGGTGAGGTCATCCTGGAGCCACAGAGTTTCTGGTGCCAGGTCATGGCGGCGAGATATGGTCATGGA is from Phoenix dactylifera cultivar Barhee BC4 chromosome 18, palm_55x_up_171113_PBpolish2nd_filt_p, whole genome shotgun sequence and encodes:
- the LOC103714030 gene encoding glycine cleavage system H protein 3, mitochondrial-like, producing the protein MALKLWASSTANALKISCSGAKTPPLLPFSISRCFSSVLDGLKYTSSHEWVKNEGSVATIGITDHAQGHLGEVVFVELPEAASSVSKGGSFGAVESVKATSDVNSPVAGEVVEVNTKLTETPGLINSSPYEDGWMIKVRPSSPSELDSLMGPKEYTKFCEEEDAHH